In one window of Vagococcus intermedius DNA:
- a CDS encoding helix-turn-helix transcriptional regulator yields the protein MRTLRDLRQGLNLTQKELADFFEVSDRTIYQMEKDSSNIKDSLLKRYMMAFNISYDNIFLGSEYEIFVFEKRRRQNFEKRIKQKA from the coding sequence ATGCGAACATTAAGGGATTTAAGACAAGGTTTAAATTTAACACAGAAAGAACTCGCTGATTTTTTTGAAGTTTCAGATAGAACTATTTATCAAATGGAAAAAGATTCGTCAAATATTAAAGATTCACTGTTAAAGAGATATATGATGGCCTTTAATATTAGTTATGATAATATTTTTTTGGGATCAGAATACGAAATTTTCGTATTCGAGAAACGTAGGAGACAGAATTTTGAAAAACGAATAAAACAGAAGGCTTAA
- a CDS encoding Rha family transcriptional regulator, giving the protein MELVEFRNGETVTSSLTVAEVFEKQHKHVLEAIKELEGMVENSADLFTDDFYEHPQNKQSYRQVIMNEKGWTLLVMGFTGKKSLQFKLKYIEEFSRMKNHIKQQTRLPQTPMETLKLMFQVQEETADKLENVEKEVMNLKENVVLSAGDYSYIARRINQRVSEVARGFKGITQKQRGELYKDINSGVKKIAGVGSRTQLRERHYDLVVEFISDWEPSTATKTIVRQMSLEI; this is encoded by the coding sequence ATGGAGTTAGTTGAATTTAGAAACGGAGAAACAGTAACGAGCAGTTTAACAGTTGCTGAGGTTTTTGAGAAACAACATAAGCATGTTTTAGAAGCTATTAAAGAATTAGAGGGGATGGTCGAAAATTCGGCAGACCTATTTACAGACGATTTTTATGAACACCCTCAAAATAAACAATCATATAGACAAGTGATTATGAATGAAAAAGGCTGGACGTTATTGGTTATGGGATTCACAGGAAAGAAATCTCTGCAATTTAAATTAAAATATATTGAGGAATTTTCTCGGATGAAAAATCATATCAAACAGCAAACAAGATTACCTCAAACACCGATGGAAACATTAAAACTTATGTTCCAAGTACAAGAGGAAACTGCTGATAAATTAGAGAATGTTGAGAAAGAGGTAATGAATTTAAAAGAAAATGTTGTTTTATCTGCAGGAGATTATAGCTATATAGCGAGAAGAATTAATCAGAGAGTAAGTGAAGTAGCAAGAGGTTTTAAAGGTATCACACAAAAGCAACGTGGAGAATTATACAAAGACATAAATAGTGGTGTCAAAAAGATTGCAGGAGTTGGATCAAGAACTCAACTTAGGGAAAGACACTATGACTTAGTTGTTGAATTTATTTCTGACTGGGAACCATCAACAGCTACTAAAACAATAGTTAGACAAATGTCTTTAGAGATTTAA
- a CDS encoding ERF family protein — MANNTVIKKIGELKKSVPYIQKQQKDYIKFAVVQSSDVLTAIRPKMDELGLILETHVIDFEVEKTEIGTNKKNGKLIFSYLIKLKVKYVWINEENPLDREAIEFVAIADDENSSYAYGQALTYAEKTFILKQFNIPTDDVDPDIFQKEVLKRVPASEEQIAALHILVNELKPLTGQTKKVIMEQAKATAGLNMDKNFEEYTAHDFGLVSNIMNGWVNAYKKKAKKAEKEKRKEQH, encoded by the coding sequence ATGGCTAACAATACTGTTATAAAAAAGATTGGTGAGCTGAAAAAATCAGTTCCTTATATTCAAAAACAACAAAAAGATTACATTAAATTTGCTGTCGTACAATCTTCCGATGTTTTAACTGCTATCAGACCTAAGATGGATGAGCTAGGTTTAATATTAGAAACACATGTTATTGATTTTGAAGTTGAAAAAACAGAAATTGGGACTAATAAAAAAAATGGAAAATTAATTTTTTCTTACTTAATTAAATTAAAAGTTAAATATGTTTGGATTAACGAAGAAAACCCATTAGATAGAGAAGCGATAGAGTTTGTTGCTATCGCTGATGATGAAAATTCATCGTACGCATATGGTCAAGCATTAACGTATGCTGAAAAAACATTTATTCTCAAACAATTCAATATACCAACTGATGATGTTGATCCAGATATCTTTCAGAAAGAGGTATTAAAGCGTGTTCCTGCTAGTGAAGAGCAAATAGCGGCTTTGCATATTTTAGTAAATGAATTGAAACCATTAACTGGACAGACCAAAAAAGTGATTATGGAACAAGCAAAAGCTACTGCTGGTTTAAATATGGATAAGAATTTTGAAGAATATACTGCTCATGATTTTGGTTTGGTTTCAAACATAATGAATGGATGGGTTAATGCTTACAAAAAGAAAGCTAAGAAAGCGGAAAAGGAAAAAAGGAAAGAACAACATTAG
- a CDS encoding putative HNHc nuclease — MQEVRLIGRDSNGNYVLRPSTVGDNKAMELAIRKGHKYFKLETIDPESITALQRRKIYAMFKDINEYWCDPLELVKEYLKTHFCFETGRQTFSLSSCSQETAMFFIDWLVSYCFKHGLDFDMKDIHLTMDVNKVMFLCAAERRCFVSARQRTVAALEIHHVNAIGKEKRSKADHRGRYYMILEKKYHDELHFIGYTKFIAKYHCGPIKLTDDQIIKYGLMSRKQMDERDSNPHYEMKSWQLPE, encoded by the coding sequence GTGCAGGAGGTAAGATTGATAGGTCGTGATTCTAATGGAAATTATGTTTTACGACCATCTACAGTTGGTGACAATAAAGCTATGGAATTAGCTATCAGAAAAGGACACAAATATTTCAAGTTGGAAACAATTGATCCAGAAAGTATTACAGCACTCCAAAGACGAAAGATTTATGCCATGTTTAAAGATATAAATGAATATTGGTGTGACCCACTAGAGCTAGTTAAGGAATATTTAAAAACTCACTTTTGTTTTGAAACAGGTAGACAAACATTTTCATTAAGTAGTTGTAGCCAAGAAACAGCCATGTTTTTTATTGATTGGCTGGTGTCGTACTGTTTTAAACACGGTTTAGACTTTGATATGAAAGATATTCATTTAACTATGGATGTCAATAAAGTAATGTTTTTATGTGCTGCTGAAAGACGCTGTTTTGTGTCTGCAAGACAGAGAACAGTTGCAGCCTTGGAAATTCATCATGTTAATGCTATCGGTAAAGAGAAGAGAAGTAAAGCTGACCATAGAGGTCGTTATTATATGATTTTAGAAAAGAAATATCATGACGAGCTTCACTTTATAGGTTATACGAAGTTTATTGCTAAGTATCATTGTGGACCGATTAAATTAACTGATGATCAAATAATTAAATATGGATTAATGAGCAGAAAACAAATGGATGAACGTGATAGTAATCCACACTATGAAATGAAAAGTTGGCAGTTACCAGAATAG
- a CDS encoding phage replisome organizer N-terminal domain-containing protein, with translation MSDKRKKRYYWLKLKEDFFEEDTIQWLEEQENGKEYSLIYLKLCLKSLKTDGFLARHVGEMLIPYDEKAIAKMTNSRIDTVLIAMNVFKEIGLIDVLENGELYMTQLSEMVGSETESAVQKRLERSKKKQVATLSHDCRENVAQSKRKSLEKELDIELEEEQKNTSSVSLEQFNLHKIIQKEFNRSLSPIEHQTIDYWRDDYNQALILEALKTAVLNNVFNLRYVESILMDWERNKLTTIKAVKEYNEKFEKRKSKGTHSKPIKIIESEPDWVGQDIVETPATAEEQEFFAKQLADLRNKRL, from the coding sequence ATGTCAGATAAAAGGAAAAAAAGATATTACTGGCTAAAACTTAAAGAAGATTTTTTTGAGGAAGACACTATCCAGTGGTTGGAAGAGCAGGAAAATGGAAAAGAATATAGTTTGATTTACTTAAAACTATGTTTGAAATCACTTAAAACAGATGGTTTTCTTGCTAGGCATGTGGGAGAAATGTTGATACCTTATGATGAAAAAGCGATAGCTAAAATGACAAACAGTCGAATAGATACAGTTTTAATTGCTATGAACGTTTTTAAAGAAATTGGCTTAATCGATGTTCTAGAAAATGGAGAATTATATATGACCCAATTGAGTGAAATGGTTGGATCTGAAACAGAATCTGCTGTTCAGAAAAGACTTGAAAGGAGTAAGAAAAAACAAGTTGCGACATTGTCGCATGATTGTCGTGAAAATGTCGCACAGAGTAAGAGAAAGAGTTTAGAGAAAGAATTAGATATAGAGTTAGAAGAAGAACAGAAAAATACTTCTTCAGTTTCTTTAGAACAATTTAATTTACATAAAATCATTCAAAAAGAATTCAATCGGTCACTATCACCTATTGAGCACCAGACAATTGATTATTGGAGGGACGATTATAATCAAGCGTTAATTCTTGAAGCATTAAAAACAGCAGTTCTGAATAATGTATTTAATTTAAGGTATGTGGAAAGCATTTTAATGGACTGGGAACGGAATAAATTAACGACAATTAAAGCTGTAAAAGAGTACAATGAAAAATTTGAAAAACGAAAATCGAAAGGAACTCATTCTAAACCGATTAAAATTATTGAAAGTGAACCCGATTGGGTTGGTCAAGATATTGTTGAGACACCCGCGACAGCTGAAGAGCAAGAATTTTTTGCAAAGCAATTGGCTGATTTACGAAATAAGAGATTATAG
- a CDS encoding DUF1064 domain-containing protein codes for MQIKRKFKYPSGVLLSRGINTPMSGDSHLKRKNKPKFSNVKTEHNGLKFDSKAERKYYELHKDENMKFQVEFLLQESFRVGSKTYRSIKYKADFVFYDSDGQTNKVVDVKGARTEVFNIKAKIFVKKYGIPLFVAVLDSKTGIFLEKLA; via the coding sequence ATGCAAATAAAACGAAAATTTAAGTACCCTAGTGGCGTTTTACTATCTAGAGGTATAAATACACCAATGTCAGGTGATAGTCATCTGAAACGGAAGAATAAACCTAAATTTAGCAATGTTAAAACAGAACATAATGGTTTAAAGTTTGATAGCAAAGCTGAAAGAAAATATTATGAGCTTCATAAGGATGAAAATATGAAGTTTCAAGTGGAATTTTTACTGCAAGAAAGTTTTCGAGTAGGTAGTAAGACTTATAGGTCTATTAAATATAAAGCAGACTTTGTGTTTTATGATAGCGACGGACAAACAAACAAGGTAGTCGATGTTAAAGGAGCACGTACGGAAGTATTTAATATTAAGGCTAAAATATTCGTTAAAAAATATGGAATACCTTTGTTTGTTGCTGTTTTAGACAGCAAAACAGGGATTTTCTTAGAAAAACTAGCATGA
- a CDS encoding DUF6877 family protein yields the protein MNRLNQIVSKYEFPPGVLEDVNERLYNSLDVNYHKQQVRYLENLIRAGLTTERVL from the coding sequence ATGAATAGGCTAAATCAAATTGTTTCTAAATATGAATTTCCACCAGGTGTTTTGGAGGATGTGAACGAAAGGCTTTATAATTCCTTAGATGTGAATTATCACAAGCAACAAGTTCGTTATTTAGAAAATTTAATTAGGGCGGGATTAACTACTGAGAGGGTATTATGA
- a CDS encoding type II toxin-antitoxin system HicA family toxin, whose product MPMTIKEAEQLLKDSGFIEVKGGKGSHRKFIKAGCTRPMILTSHGKELSRVVEQSVLKAVGLK is encoded by the coding sequence ATGCCAATGACGATAAAAGAAGCAGAGCAATTGCTTAAGGATTCTGGTTTCATTGAAGTGAAGGGTGGTAAAGGTTCTCACAGAAAGTTTATTAAAGCTGGATGTACGAGGCCTATGATATTAACTAGTCACGGAAAAGAGCTATCTAGAGTTGTTGAACAATCTGTTTTAAAGGCGGTAGGCTTGAAATAG
- a CDS encoding type II toxin-antitoxin system HicB family antitoxin — MKKVYPAIFEEDEVGYGIYFPDVEGAVTQGDSIQNGLEMASDALGIILADMLESGEDLPKASKINEVSYEENEQFVTLVSVDLTDYLKDGKLDKKTITIPHWLNMRAKQSGINFSETLTTALENKLNL; from the coding sequence GTGAAAAAAGTATATCCTGCGATATTTGAAGAAGACGAAGTTGGTTACGGTATTTACTTCCCAGATGTAGAGGGAGCAGTAACACAAGGTGATTCAATACAAAATGGATTAGAAATGGCTTCAGATGCATTAGGTATTATCTTAGCTGATATGTTAGAAAGCGGAGAAGATTTGCCAAAAGCTAGTAAAATTAATGAGGTTAGTTACGAAGAAAATGAACAATTTGTTACCCTTGTATCTGTTGATTTAACAGATTATTTAAAAGACGGAAAGTTAGATAAGAAAACAATAACGATTCCACATTGGTTGAACATGAGAGCCAAGCAATCAGGGATTAATTTTTCTGAAACGCTAACTACAGCTTTAGAAAATAAGTTAAATTTATAA
- a CDS encoding terminase small subunit, whose translation MKDWELAYKDYESGMKYKEVADKYGKSVNTIKSWKSRYWNDIEHTTNKVATNDKKVCTQKEKVAHKEEVANEVVNDGTEDITDLNKYYGISEQQRRFADNYIENPNIYQSAVKAGYSETYANSLGYKLLGIIGIRNYINDRLAVINHNKIATQEEILRGLTRTFNREEEEHQVVTLRSKTEKWIPTGEDGQLKKMVVETEEPKVVSFPTRVSDSTRAADLLLKRLLATDEPQEFEDDGFLAALESEGEELWPQE comes from the coding sequence ATGAAGGATTGGGAATTAGCATATAAAGATTATGAATCCGGTATGAAGTATAAAGAGGTAGCTGATAAGTATGGGAAATCTGTTAATACCATTAAATCGTGGAAGTCTCGTTACTGGAATGATATAGAACATACTACAAATAAGGTTGCAACCAATGATAAAAAGGTGTGCACACAAAAAGAAAAGGTTGCACACAAAGAAGAAGTGGCAAATGAGGTTGTTAATGACGGAACGGAAGATATAACGGACTTAAATAAGTATTACGGAATATCGGAACAACAAAGACGCTTTGCTGATAATTACATTGAGAATCCTAATATTTATCAATCAGCAGTCAAAGCAGGGTATAGTGAAACTTATGCCAATTCTTTAGGTTATAAACTATTGGGAATTATTGGGATTAGAAATTATATCAATGATAGATTGGCAGTTATTAATCACAATAAGATAGCTACTCAAGAAGAGATACTCCGAGGACTCACAAGAACGTTTAACCGTGAAGAAGAAGAGCACCAAGTTGTTACTTTGAGGTCTAAAACTGAAAAATGGATACCAACAGGTGAAGATGGTCAATTAAAGAAAATGGTAGTCGAAACAGAAGAGCCTAAAGTGGTGTCGTTTCCTACTAGAGTTAGCGATTCTACCAGAGCAGCTGATTTACTACTGAAAAGGTTGTTAGCAACAGATGAGCCGCAAGAGTTTGAAGATGACGGTTTCTTAGCAGCTTTAGAGTCTGAAGGTGAAGAATTGTGGCCGCAAGAGTAA
- a CDS encoding PBSX family phage terminase large subunit: MAARVKKSLFKFKPFSRKQKQVLTWWTSKSAVKDKDGIIADGAIRSGKTVSMSLAYVMWAMSTFNDKNLGMAGKTIGSFRRNVLFWLKLMLVSRGYKIKDHRADNMLEVTRKGITNYFYIFGGKDERSQDLIQGITLAGMFFDEVVLMPESFVNQATGRCSEDGSKFWFNCNPEGPYHWFKLNWIDKAKEKNVVYLHFTMDDNLSLSESIKKRYRSMYSGVFYKRYIQGLWSVAEGVIYDMFDSIKHTYNELKSSFTKDCYVSIDYGTQNATVFLLWRKGVDAIWYCEKEYYYSGRDNKKQKTDKEFASDLETFIEGYPVKEVIIDPSAASFIAEVKERKIRVKKAKNDVLDGIRFVASLLNSEKIMFNESCKNTIGEFNSYVWDKKASDKGEDKPIKEHDHAMDAVRYFCYTIIANNTVAKLTKKPTWLR; the protein is encoded by the coding sequence GTGGCCGCAAGAGTAAAAAAATCTTTATTTAAATTCAAACCATTTAGTCGAAAACAAAAACAAGTTCTAACTTGGTGGACTAGTAAAAGTGCTGTTAAAGATAAAGATGGCATTATAGCAGATGGGGCTATTCGTTCTGGTAAAACTGTCTCAATGTCTTTAGCTTATGTAATGTGGGCTATGTCAACGTTTAACGATAAGAACTTAGGGATGGCAGGTAAAACGATAGGTTCATTCAGACGTAACGTTTTGTTCTGGTTAAAACTAATGTTAGTATCTCGTGGATATAAGATTAAAGACCATCGTGCTGATAATATGCTAGAGGTTACACGAAAAGGAATAACAAACTATTTCTATATATTCGGTGGTAAAGATGAAAGGTCACAAGATTTAATTCAAGGTATCACTTTAGCAGGAATGTTTTTCGATGAAGTTGTGTTAATGCCAGAATCATTTGTTAACCAAGCCACTGGACGTTGTTCGGAAGACGGTTCTAAGTTTTGGTTTAACTGTAACCCGGAAGGACCATACCACTGGTTCAAATTAAACTGGATTGATAAAGCTAAAGAAAAGAACGTAGTTTATCTACATTTTACGATGGATGATAACTTAAGTTTATCCGAATCAATCAAGAAACGTTATCGCTCTATGTATTCGGGAGTATTTTATAAACGTTATATTCAAGGTTTGTGGAGTGTTGCTGAAGGTGTTATTTATGATATGTTTGACTCTATTAAGCATACCTACAATGAATTAAAGAGTTCTTTTACTAAAGATTGTTACGTGAGCATTGACTACGGTACTCAAAACGCAACAGTCTTTTTATTATGGCGAAAAGGTGTAGATGCTATATGGTACTGTGAAAAAGAGTATTACTATTCTGGAAGAGATAACAAGAAACAGAAGACAGACAAAGAGTTTGCTAGTGATTTAGAAACTTTTATCGAAGGTTATCCAGTTAAAGAAGTAATTATTGACCCTTCTGCTGCTTCTTTCATAGCAGAAGTTAAAGAGAGAAAAATAAGAGTTAAAAAAGCTAAAAATGATGTATTAGACGGCATTAGGTTTGTAGCTTCATTGTTAAACAGTGAAAAAATTATGTTTAATGAGTCATGTAAGAATACGATTGGTGAGTTTAACTCTTATGTTTGGGATAAAAAAGCTTCAGATAAAGGGGAAGATAAACCAATTAAAGAACATGATCATGCCATGGATGCCGTTAGATATTTTTGTTATACGATAATAGCTAATAATACAGTGGCTAAATTGACCAAAAAACCAACGTGGCTTAGATAG
- a CDS encoding phage portal protein — protein MAIKMDRELAGDVNKPSAEVLAYCIAEHLKEVDRLNNLSDYYDGKHEILTRKKESSKELTNVMINNAKYVTDLNVGFTFGNPIAYTPGKENNIEEVIEVFDEIGIKKHDRELGKDLSVFGIGHELHYLSLHKDKIVPKIACIDPRGIFLVTDDTVDSNSLFAVRYIEKFDLKSESIGYHVEVYTENWVIVYKVKDLEFKQYEVLKASQHYYNAVPVIEFRNNEEKQGDWEQAISLMNAYNVLQSDRINDKEAFIDAILVLYGFSLEEDDGNQGGGDIVINAPSKADGADVGYLTKTFSESDVQVLSKSIEKDIHKVTYTPNLNDESFAGTISGEAMKYKLFGLLQLLVTKTGYFEDGVRQRLELMENVLTVQGKHVDVSGTKINFKPNLPINKKEIVEMIRDSQEFIPLLVSLGWLDDIDDPKEVIDMLQEQKEQAVELNKKAIGDSSPSFNYQDHEPEDNE, from the coding sequence GTGGCAATTAAAATGGATAGAGAGTTAGCAGGAGACGTTAACAAGCCCTCAGCAGAAGTTTTGGCTTATTGTATTGCTGAACATTTAAAAGAAGTAGACAGACTTAATAATTTATCTGATTATTATGATGGGAAGCATGAAATATTAACACGTAAGAAAGAAAGCAGTAAAGAATTAACAAACGTCATGATCAATAACGCTAAGTACGTTACTGATCTTAATGTCGGCTTTACATTCGGTAATCCAATCGCATACACACCAGGTAAAGAAAATAATATTGAAGAAGTTATTGAGGTGTTCGATGAAATTGGTATCAAGAAACATGATAGAGAGCTGGGAAAAGACCTTTCAGTTTTTGGCATAGGTCATGAACTCCATTACTTATCATTGCATAAAGATAAAATAGTACCTAAAATCGCTTGTATTGATCCTAGAGGTATCTTTTTGGTGACAGATGATACAGTTGATAGCAATTCTTTGTTTGCGGTTAGATACATCGAAAAGTTCGATTTAAAAAGTGAATCAATTGGCTATCACGTAGAAGTTTACACAGAGAATTGGGTAATCGTTTATAAAGTAAAAGATTTAGAGTTTAAACAATATGAAGTTTTAAAAGCAAGTCAACATTATTACAACGCGGTTCCAGTAATAGAATTTAGAAACAACGAAGAAAAGCAAGGCGACTGGGAACAAGCTATCTCGCTAATGAATGCTTATAACGTTCTTCAATCAGACCGAATAAACGACAAAGAAGCGTTTATTGATGCGATATTAGTATTGTATGGCTTCAGTTTAGAAGAAGATGACGGCAACCAGGGCGGTGGAGACATCGTTATTAATGCGCCTAGCAAAGCAGACGGTGCAGATGTTGGCTATCTTACTAAAACCTTTAGCGAATCAGATGTACAAGTATTATCTAAGTCAATTGAAAAAGATATTCATAAGGTGACGTATACACCTAATCTAAACGATGAAAGTTTCGCGGGCACGATTTCGGGAGAGGCCATGAAATACAAGTTATTCGGCTTGTTACAACTATTAGTAACTAAGACTGGTTACTTTGAAGATGGTGTACGTCAACGATTAGAGCTAATGGAGAATGTTCTGACTGTGCAGGGGAAGCATGTAGACGTTTCAGGAACTAAGATTAACTTTAAGCCGAATTTACCAATCAATAAAAAGGAAATTGTTGAAATGATAAGAGACTCACAGGAGTTTATCCCTCTGTTAGTTAGTCTAGGTTGGTTAGATGATATTGATGATCCAAAGGAGGTTATTGACATGTTGCAAGAACAAAAAGAACAAGCTGTTGAATTGAATAAAAAAGCAATAGGCGATAGTTCACCTAGTTTTAACTACCAAGATCATGAGCCGGAGGACAATGAATGA
- a CDS encoding ribosomal-processing cysteine protease Prp produces the protein MIIATFYKIREHYTSFSITGHAGYAEYGFDIVCASVSSLTIATVKSLITNVGTPCEYDIKKGSIIVSILANNENTDLLVQTLVDGLRDIEDEYPENIKVKIE, from the coding sequence ATGATAATTGCCACATTTTACAAAATAAGAGAACATTATACATCATTTTCAATTACTGGACATGCTGGATATGCTGAATATGGGTTTGATATTGTGTGTGCAAGTGTATCTTCATTAACTATTGCTACAGTGAAATCACTGATTACTAATGTAGGTACACCATGTGAATACGACATTAAAAAGGGAAGCATAATAGTTTCGATATTAGCGAATAATGAGAATACAGATTTATTAGTACAAACATTAGTAGATGGATTGAGGGATATTGAGGATGAATATCCTGAAAATATTAAAGTGAAAATTGAATAG
- a CDS encoding minor capsid protein, whose protein sequence is MQRYLIEEVNKLYKRYRGKHDMSDSTVKQILNTSVGSEELVKLHAMAQSVEDEGISRQAKAYLEGLSLQHRITRLEDLKAKSFLVSKKIADVQLKRSTDFYIDTIYESYNQASVESIILQTDKSYTVHDDGKYKSYTIKDGKPVIEIVNEDNHKVERTILITEEPHTIEFRELSTKYVKNILESHWQGANYSKRIWNDTDLLAKRLEELFTVEAMTGMSEIDMTKAIAKEFNQSFNVARRLIRTEANYMAGQAKIKGWLEHGVKEYVIVAVLDFRTSEKCQGQDGKRYKVKDAVVGENYPPFHPFVDRSRVLTLENNRYVATGKQ, encoded by the coding sequence GTGCAAAGATACCTTATTGAAGAAGTTAACAAGCTGTACAAACGATATCGTGGAAAACATGATATGAGTGATAGCACCGTTAAACAAATTCTTAATACATCCGTCGGATCAGAAGAATTAGTGAAACTCCATGCTATGGCCCAATCAGTAGAAGATGAAGGTATTTCAAGACAAGCCAAAGCTTACTTGGAAGGACTTTCTTTACAACATAGAATAACAAGACTAGAGGACTTAAAAGCTAAGTCCTTTTTAGTTTCTAAAAAAATAGCTGATGTACAGCTAAAAAGAAGTACAGATTTTTATATTGATACAATTTATGAATCATATAATCAAGCATCCGTAGAATCAATTATTTTACAAACAGACAAATCCTATACTGTGCATGATGATGGTAAATATAAATCATATACAATTAAAGATGGCAAGCCAGTGATAGAGATTGTCAATGAAGACAATCATAAAGTGGAAAGGACTATTTTGATTACTGAGGAGCCACATACCATTGAATTTAGAGAGCTTTCAACCAAATATGTTAAGAATATTTTAGAGTCGCATTGGCAAGGTGCAAATTATTCAAAGCGTATATGGAACGATACGGATTTATTAGCTAAAAGGTTAGAGGAGCTATTTACCGTTGAAGCTATGACAGGCATGTCTGAAATAGACATGACAAAAGCAATAGCAAAAGAGTTTAATCAATCATTTAATGTAGCACGTAGATTAATTAGAACTGAAGCAAATTATATGGCTGGTCAAGCTAAGATAAAAGGTTGGTTAGAGCATGGTGTTAAAGAGTATGTGATCGTCGCTGTGTTGGATTTTAGAACGTCTGAAAAGTGCCAGGGGCAGGACGGTAAACGATATAAAGTTAAAGATGCAGTAGTCGGGGAGAATTATCCACCATTCCACCCTTTTGTAGATCGGTCGCGCGTGCTTACTTTGGAGAACAATCGTTACGTGGCGACCGGAAAGCAATAG
- a CDS encoding polymorphic toxin type 50 domain-containing protein yields the protein MPKSFDKFQEMKYNDDSKWEQLKDNYFVKSRLKDGQYSSAINPDKQAPHMKYTVKKGKSYFDDDVDIQELFDKYAGTGNVERDRNGRSNKEIVHAREFEGIAANQGYESKTNYFKIHYSKKRTHIVPYEGRNQE from the coding sequence ATGCCTAAATCATTCGATAAGTTCCAAGAAATGAAGTATAATGATGATAGTAAGTGGGAACAACTTAAAGATAATTATTTTGTTAAGTCTCGATTAAAAGATGGTCAATACAGTTCAGCTATTAATCCAGATAAACAAGCGCCACATATGAAATATACAGTTAAAAAAGGAAAAAGCTATTTTGATGATGATGTAGATATTCAAGAGTTATTTGATAAGTATGCTGGTACTGGTAACGTTGAAAGGGATAGGAACGGGAGAAGTAACAAAGAAATAGTTCATGCTAGAGAATTTGAAGGAATAGCAGCCAATCAAGGTTATGAAAGCAAAACAAATTACTTCAAGATACACTACTCAAAAAAACGAACACATATTGTTCCGTATGAAGGGAGAAATCAAGAATGA
- a CDS encoding DUF4355 domain-containing protein, whose product MKPNRLKINLQIFNDGNPGGSGTPEAITFDNQSELDSYLDKHASKALSTARAKWESEVATKLEEAKTEAEKMAKMTADEKAKVEADKQADVLAKREADITRRELRAQAIEQLAEKGLPSDLIGAVVLNDADACNQSIEVIETSFRSAVEKGVNERLKGSASNPPIGAGTVKGSNGPSLEKMNEFRITK is encoded by the coding sequence ATGAAACCAAATAGATTAAAAATAAATTTGCAAATTTTCAACGACGGTAACCCAGGTGGAAGTGGAACTCCTGAAGCGATCACGTTTGACAATCAATCTGAATTAGATTCCTACTTAGATAAGCATGCTAGTAAGGCCCTCTCTACTGCTCGAGCTAAATGGGAGAGTGAAGTTGCTACTAAGTTAGAAGAAGCCAAAACAGAAGCGGAAAAGATGGCCAAGATGACCGCTGATGAAAAGGCTAAAGTGGAAGCTGATAAACAAGCTGATGTGTTAGCAAAACGTGAAGCGGATATCACTAGACGTGAATTGAGAGCTCAGGCGATAGAACAATTAGCAGAAAAGGGCTTACCTAGTGATCTAATCGGTGCAGTTGTGCTAAATGACGCTGATGCCTGTAATCAATCTATTGAAGTGATTGAAACTTCATTTAGATCAGCTGTAGAAAAAGGTGTTAATGAACGATTAAAAGGTTCTGCAAGTAATCCACCGATAGGGGCTGGAACCGTTAAAGGTTCGAATGGACCAAGTTTAGAAAAAATGAACGAATTTAGAATTACTAAATAA